From a region of the Danio aesculapii chromosome 4, fDanAes4.1, whole genome shotgun sequence genome:
- the LOC130222218 gene encoding gastrula zinc finger protein XlCGF8.2DB-like: LANKSKLKIHMRIHTGEKPFTCTQCGKSFSQSSSLNLHMRNHTGEKPFTCTQCGKSFIRSSSLNHHMSIHTGGKPFTCTQCGKSFRISSSLNLHMSIHTGEKLFTCTQCGKSFIRSSSLNLHMSIHTGEKPFTCTQCGKSFNSSSNLNQHMRIHTGEKLFSCTQCGRSFIHSSHLNQHMMIHTGEKPFTCNQCGKSFSLSSTLYRHMKIHTREKPFTCTQCGKSFSQSSHLNKHTKIHMREYMCLECEKTFNTAAELKRHKRIHTGEKPVFTVQ, translated from the coding sequence ttggcaaacaaaagcaaacttaagattcacatgaggatccacactggagagaaaccattcacatgcactcagtgtgggaagagtttcagccaatcatcatcccttaatctacacatgaggaaccacactggagagaaaccattcacatgcactcagtgtgggaagagtttcatccgctcatcatcccttaatcaccacatgagtATCCACACTGGAgggaaaccattcacatgcactcagtgtgggaagagtttcaggatatcatcatcccttaatctacacatgagtatccacactggagagaaactattcacatgcactcagtgtgggaagagtttcatccgctcatcatcccttaatctccACATGagtatccacactggagagaaaccatttacatgcactcagtgtgggaagagttttaacagctcatcaaaccttaatcagcacatgaggatccacactggagagaaactattctcatgcacacagtgtgggaggagtttcatccactcatcacaccttaatcaacacatgatgatccacactggagagaaaccattcacatgcaaccagtgtgggaagagtttcagcttaTCATCAACGCTTTatagacacatgaagatccacaccagagaaaaaccattcacatgcactcagtgtgggaagagtttcagccaatcatcacaccttaataaacacacaaaGATCCACAtgagagagtatatgtgcttggaatgtgagaagacttttaataCAGCTGCAGAATTGAAACGGCacaagaggattcacactggagaaaaaccagtGTTCACAGTGCAGtaa